Proteins co-encoded in one Daphnia carinata strain CSIRO-1 chromosome 3, CSIRO_AGI_Dcar_HiC_V3, whole genome shotgun sequence genomic window:
- the LOC130685309 gene encoding uncharacterized protein ZK1073.1-like, translated as MATDGRFKNGDAVHVDSAEPVQKRIVSTSNCGNLTVHIQGSLQHVNSKPVFLTVHDMGSNHAEFCKFVDHPSMADIKERSTFVHVVLPGQEDHALDLPEDFQFPDMRTIAHGLVDVLDSLSIPYVIGLGEGAGANILARFGMNHPQRALGLILIHCTSTVAGVMEYFRDKLINWKLTNVGMNPTAEQYLVFHKFGRSLEEQLERSENKEKVIMEYQHKLRSTINPKNLRRYVETFLNRTDLSEVLESQLKTDVMLVAGSLASHLHTVRTMANHMNKTKSTLVLIDGVGDVLMEAPEKFAHNLVLYVQGLGKLSSLSVTGSWSSRSRTTSQSSDAQDLEAGRRRSRAMSMEEYDIPNVRRLSLAKKD; from the exons ATGGCGACAGACGGCCGTTTTAAGAACGGCGACGCGGTGCACGTCGACAGTGCAGAG CCTGTACAGAAGAGGATCGTCAGTACCAGCAACTGCGGAAATTTGACTGTCCATATCCAA GGATCGCTGCAACATGTCAACTCCAAGCCCGTTTTCCTGACTGTTCACGATATGGGATCGAATC ATGCCGAGTTCTGCAAGTTTGTCGATCATCCGTCAATGGCTGACATCAAGGAGCGATCCACCTTCGTTCACGTCGTCTTACCCGGTCAGGAGGACCATGCACTAGACCTGCCTGAAGA TTTCCAGTTTCCCGATATGAGGACTATCGCCCACGGATTGGTCGATGTCCTAGACTCGCTGTCTATCCCTTATGTCATCGGACTTGGAGAAGGAGCCGGCGCTAATATTTTGGCTCGATTTGGCATGAATCACCCTCAACGCGCCCTTGGATTAATTCTGATCCACTGCACGTCTACCGTCGCAGGCGTAATGGAGTACTTTCGAGATAAG CTGATCAACTGGAAGCTGACGAACGTCGGGATGAATCCAACCGCCGAGCAGTATTTGGTCTTTCACAAATTTGGCCGT TCGTTGGAAGAG CAATTGGAACGGTCggagaacaaagaaaaggtTATCATGGAGTACCAGCACAAGTTGCGCAGTACGATCAACCCAAAGAATCTGCGTCGCTATGTGGAGACCTTTCTCAA TCGGACGGATTTAAGCGAAGTGCTCGAGTCGCAGCTCAAGACTGACGTCATGCTGGTGGCCGGAAGCTTGGCTTCTCATTTACACACAGTGCGCACCATGGCCAATCACATGAACAAGACAAAATCGACGCTCGTCTTAATTGACGGCGTAGGCGACGTTCTCATGGAAGCT ccggAGAAGTTTGCGCACAACTTGGTTCTCTATGTCCAGGGGCTTGGAAAGTTGAGCTCCCTTTCGGTAACTGGAAGTTGGAGCTCTCGCAGTCGCACCACATCGCAAA gcTCGGACGCCCAAGACTTGGAGGCTGGTCGCAGACGATCTCGTGCCATGTCCATGGAGGAATATGATATCCCCAACGTACGACGTCTTAGTCTGGCCAAAAAGGATTGA